The nucleotide window TCGTCGGTAGCCGGAAACACGCCGGCATTGTTTACCAGCACGTCGAGCTTACCAAACAGCTCCACGGCCTGTTGCACGCAGGCTTCGGCAGTAGCCTGGGTGGAGATGTCGCCGGTAAAAGCCGCAGCCCGCCCTCCGGCCGCCACAATTTCCTCTACTACTTCGCCCACCGGGTCTTCGGCCAGGCCCACGACGAGTACCGCGGCGCCTTCGCGGGCAAATTTCTTGCTGATGGCCTCGCCAATACCCGCGCCACCGCCGGTAACAATAGCTACTTTGCCTTCCAATCTTCTGGTCATGATGCTGTTGGTTGTGTCGTTAGATAGATTCGTAAAACTTCTGCCCACCGACCTGATTTAGCAGTCCGTAGCGCACGGAAGTCCCAAAAACTAACGGCATTCTCCGGTGGAGGTTATCCCCAACGCGCCCGAACGGGTGCCAACCTTCCGGCGGCGGCTACGTGTAGCCAAAGGTATTCTGGTTGTGTTCCTATGAATATTGTTGAGCTGCCCCCAGCCCCTGCCCGTACGCCCATCCGCACGCCGCGCCTTACGCTCCGCCCCTACGTCGCCGCCGATGCGGAAGCCTTCTTCGCCGTTATCGACCAGGAGCGGGCCCGGCTGCAGCCCGCCTTTCCTTCCCGGGTGGCTGCCGTTCAGACCCTAGACGACGCCCGGCAGGTGCTGCAAGGCTACACCCAGGACTGGAGTTCGCGCCGCCTGCTGGTACTCGGCATCTGGCATACAGCGTCGGGCGCTTACCTGGGTGACATCAGCCTGAAGCCGGTCTGGAGCCGCGCCGTAACGGCCGAAATCGGCTACTATCTGGCCGCCGACGCCGAAGGCCACGGCTACGCCCAGGAAGCCTTGGAAGCTGCCGTAGTCTTCGGGTTCAGGGCCCCGTTAGGTGCCACTCGTCTCGATATTCGCTGCTACGCCACCAACCCGCGCAGCTGTGCCGTAGCCGAGCGGGCCGGCTTCCGGCGGTTGCCGGCCAAGCCCCGCCTGTGGCCCAGAAAAACCAGCCCGAAATCTATTATTACAGCCTTACGCCGACCTCTTCCGACTAGCACGGGCCGAAATCAGCTACTTCTTTCGGCCCAGAGTAGTGAGCAGAAATTCCTGGTTGAAGTTCAGATACAGTGCAAAGGAAAAGTCAATAGACTTGTTGCCCAGATCATACAGCGGCTCAAAGCGCGTAGTCAGCACCAGCTGATCGGCCAGCTGATAGTCGCGCAGCACCCGCAGAATTAGCAGCTCCCGGTTGCGCTCAGTGTAACCCGGGTCACTGACGGTGGACGAAATAGACTGGTAGAGCCGGCCGCCCAGCGGGGAAAAATAGCGGCTGCCTTTCCAATAAGCCACCTGCAGGTTGGAAAGCTTGGTATCCAGGCCGGCGTTCAGGTAAAGCCCATAGCCTTTGCTGAAGGCCAGTTCCTGGGTAAAGGAGTAGTCGATGAACTGCGTGACATACCCATCGAAGGAAACTGCGCGGAAAAGGTCCGAAGGCAGCTTTTTGCGCACCCGCAGTCCGGTGGCCAGGTTGAAGTAGGTTTGCAGGGGCTTATCCAAGGTGTCAATCTGCCCGCCCAAGTGCTTGCCGGTAAACTGGAACGGGATGCCCACGCGCCAGCCCAAAGAGTCTTCCAGCACCGTAGCTTCCGCCGCCAGGCCACCGGCTACCTCCTCCTGAAAATTGCTGTTGGGGTACTGCTGCCGCTGCCAGTTTACCCAGGCGTCCAGGGTCAGGTGACGGGTGGTAAGCAGGTACTGCGTGCCTTCCTCCAGCGGCGTGGTCAGAATCCGCTCGAAATCGAACATGGGCTCGATATAGCCGTGCTGCACATTGCCCTGTATGTTGCCCAGCAACAGCCGGTGCGGACCGTGCTGGTAAATGGCCGTGAACAGGGGCTGCACTATCCGGAGCCGGTCGGTTCCGTAGTTTTTTTGCAGAAAGACGCCGGCCTCCAGCCGAAACTTGGGGCTGGGAAAGTAAATCAGCCGCGGGGCTAGCTGGGCTCCGTAGTATGTGCGGCCGTCGTCAATCTTGTTGAAGTACTCATTGTCCTTATTAAACAGCAGGCTACTGACCTGCAACCGCAGCTGCTGGTCGTTCTCGGACCGCAGGTCAATGGGCCGGTAAAAAGCCCGGTTGTTGAGCTGAGCCCAACTTTTTGGTACGCTACTAAACAAAAAAAATAAGCTTAGAAAAGCCAACCCGAGTGGTTTTGCCTGGCAATCAGGCAGTACCTTTGACAAAAATTTTAGCATTGGTTTATACCCCGAAATTCAGCAAATTTTTTTAGCATTGTGGGGACAAAATATAGCCCGGTTGTGTTACCCATTGCCGACCAAGAACACCCCTCGTCAGATGTCGTAAAAGGGCCTGATCGGGTTGTTTTAGCGGCCTAAAACGCCTACATTCACCAAACCTAAGCATTTATCCCTAACCCCATTCCAATGGCTGCACCCACCACTGATAAAGCTGTCAATCCGAACATCGAGAAGATGAAGGCGCTTCAGCTCACGATGGATAAGCTTGACAAAGCTTACGGTAAAGGCACCGTCATGAAGCTCAGCGACGAGCGCGTGGTCGATATTCCGGCCATCAGCACCGGCTCGCTCGGTCTTGATATTGCGCTCGGCATCGGCGGCTTGCCCCGCGGCCGGGTCGTTGAAATCTACGGTCCTGAATCGAGCGGTAAAACGACGCTCACGATGCACTGCATCGCCGAGGCCCAGAAGAAAGGCGGTATCGCCGCGTTTATCGACGCCGAGCACGCCTTCGACAAAACCTACGCTGAAAAGCTGGGTATCGACACAACCAACCTGCTGATTGCTCAGCCCGACAACGGTGAGCAAGCACTGGAAATAGCCGACCACCTGATTTCCTCGGGTGCTATCGACATCATCGTAATTGACTCCGTAGCTGCTCTGGTGCCCAAAGGCGAACTGGAAGGCGACATGGGCGACTCCAAGATGGGCCTGCAGGCCCGCCTCATGAGCCAGGCCCTGCGGAAGCTGACCGGTACCATCAACAAGACCGGCTGCTGCTGCATCTTCATCAACCAGCTGCGTGAGAAAATCGGCGTGATGTTCGGCAACCCCGAAACCACGACCGGTGGTAACGCCCTGAAATTCTACGCTTCGGTTCGTCTCGACATTCGTCGTATCGGCCAGATCAAGGAAGACAAGGACAACGTGACCGGTAACCGCACCAAGGTGAAGGTGGTGAAGAACAAAGTAGCGCCACCGTTCAAAGTGGTTGAGTTCGACATCATCTACGGCGAAGGCATCAGCAAAGTCGGCGAGATTCTCGACCTGGGCGTCGACATGGGCATCATTGCCAAGTCGGGCTCCTGGTTCTCTTACGACGGTAACCGCCTCGGTCAGGGCCGGGAGGGCGTCAAGCAGATTCTGCTCGACAACCCCGAGCTGGCCGACAAAATCGAGCAGCAGATTCGCGACATGGTGAAAGGTGAGCCCGCAGCAGCGCTGGCCGCCATTCCCACCGACGAGTCAATTGCTGAGGAAGACGACGAGTAAGCTTCCCGGTTTATCGAGAAAGCCTCTCTACGAAAGTGGAGAGGCTTTTTTTGTGCGTATCTTATTGGGCTGAAATTGGGTAAAAGAACCCCTGACGCGCATTTGCGTTCCTTTTGCCCAAGTACGATGTTGTTTCTACAGTTACTGGTATCTTTGCTGGCATCTCGTTTGAATAAGCATCGGCCAAAACCATTTTGCCGTTTTCAATGAACCGTCGCTGGCTTCTGTTTTCCCCGTTGCTTCTTGCTTTTTGTGCGTTTTTGTGGTCGTTTGACACAGCCAAGACTGAGCGCACTATTCCCAATCATAGCTTTACCAAAGGTGAGGTGCTGCGCTACAAGGTGCACTACGGCCTGATCAACGCGGCCGAAGCCACGGTGGAGCTCTCCGACGAGATTCATAAAGTCAACGACCGACCCTGCTATAAGGCCACCGTTACGGGAAAAACCATCGGCTCCTTCGACTTTTTCCTGCGCATCCGCGACACCTGGCGCTCCTACATCGATACGACCAGCATCCTGCCCCAGCGCTTTTTTCAGAATATCGAGGAAAACAGCTTCCGCAAAAAGGAGTACATGGAGTTCGACCACGATAAAAACGTGGTGCAGGTGGAAACCCACCGCAAGCAGGACCCGGCCAAGAAAGGCACCTTCAAAACGCCCGACAACATTCAGGACATCGTCAGCGGCTTCTACTTCCTGCGGACCCTGAACTACGACAACCGCAAAATCGGGGAGGTCATCCGGGTGCAGGGCTTCTTCGACGATGAAGTGTTCAACATGGACGTGACCTACAAGGGTAAGGAAACGGTAGAAACCAAAGCCGGCGTGATTCGCGCCATCCGCCTGGTTCCGAAGATGCCCGAAAACAAGATTTTCAAAGGAGAAAACGCCGTGTCGGTATACCTCTCCGACGACCGGAATAAAATCCCGGTGCTGTTTCAGGCTGAAATGTTCGTTGGCTCCGTCAAAGTCGATATGTACAAGTACCAAGGCCTGCGAAACCGGTTGAACCTGGTGGCCAAAAATTGATTCCGTTTCTAAAAGCGACTCCGCCCGGGTCGCTTTTTTTATGCTCTTCCGCCCTTGTCTGAGTTCATTCTTTCCTCTTATCAACCAAGCTCCACGCTATGCCGCTAACGGAAACCTTGCCCAAAAAGAGCGCTAAGCCTCTTTTGCAGAGTCTCATCCCGAACCGGCATTGCCCACCGCCGGTGGTGCGGCCCGGGCAAAATCTGCGGCAGCCGCCGGCGCCGGCCAGTCCGGTTCACAAAAAGGTAACACGCGCTACCATCCGCCAGGAGGTATTTTTGTCCTCGCGCATTTTCTTTTACCCCCAAACCCCACGACCCGTGCACCCTACTCCTTCCTCCAACGCCTACAAGATTCTGGTAGTCGATGATGACCCGGACATCGTGGAACTGCTTGAGTACAACCTGCGCAAAGAAGGCTATATCGTGGCCAGCGCCCCCGACGGCCGCAAAGCCCTGGAAGTTGCGCCCCAATTCGGGCCCGACATCATTCTGCTCGACGTGATGATGCCCCACCTCGACGGCATCGACACCTGCCGGCAGCTGCGGGCCATGGCACGCTTCAAGGAAACGTACATTATCTTCCTGACGGCCCGGGCCGAGGAATTCTCGGAAGTAGCCGCCTTCGACGCCGGTGCCGACGACTTTATTGCTAAGCCCATTAAGCCCCGGGCCCTAATGAGCCGCCTTGCTGCCTACGTGCGCCGCGACCATGAAACCTCGGCCGTGTCGGAAACCATTGAAATCAACGGGCTGACCATTGACCGCACCGGCTTTGCCGTGTTCCAGGAAGGCCGCAAGATTTCCCTGCCCAAGAAGGAGTTTGAGCTGCTGGCTTTTCTGGCCGCCTCCCCTCATAAGGTATTTGGCCGCGAGGAGCTGCTGCAGAACATCTGGGGCAACGACGTCTTCGTTCTGGCCCGCACCGTGGACGTGCACGTGCGCAAAGTCCGGGAGAAAGTCGGGGACCACCACATCCAGACCATCAAGGGCGTCGGCTACAAGTTCAACGCTGATTAAGCTGCCGCTGGCTGCCGCCACTCGTCTGTCATCCGAAGTCTACTCACGGTAGGAGGCTTCGGATGACAGACGTATTTTTATGTCGTAATTTCTCTTTTGCCCGGTGAATATCTCGTCCCGCACTATTGCCATCCTGATTGCGCTGCTTGTGGCCTGCGTGCTGGTTACGTTTGCCTGGATAGCGCCTACGCTGCCGTTTCAGGAGGCTTCCCTGGCTATGGGTATCACGGTGGCGGCCTGTTTTCTGCTGGTGTATCTATCGTTTGAGGCCCTGCTCTTCCGGGAAATCAACAACATCTACGCCGGCCTGGAGAATATCAAGCGCAAGGAGTTTCGGCGGCTGTCCAACAAGTTTCTGTTTCGGCCCGAGCCACTGAAGCGCATGCGGGATGAAATCCTGGAAATGGCTGAGCGCAAGGAACGGGAGATTGACGAGCTCAAACGCCTGCAGGTGCTGCGCCGGGAGTTTCTGGCCGATGTGTCGCACGAGCTCAAAACACCCATTTTTGCCGCCCAGGGCTTTTTGCACACCGTGCTGGATGGCGACATGGACGACGACTTCCTGCGCCAGAAATTCCTGAATAAAGCCGCTACCAGCCTCGACACGCTCGACGCCTTGGTACAGGACTTGGTGACTATTTCCCAGCTGGAAAAAGGCGTGGTGCGCATGCGCAAGCAGAACTTCGACCTGGCAGCCTTGGTCCGGGAAATTTTCGAGCAGTTGGAGATGAAAGCCGCTCAGCGCAACGTGACGCTGGAGCTGTTCCCACCTAGCCTCGACACCGAACACCTGCCCGTGCTGGCCGACCGGAACCGCATCCGGCAAGTGCTGGTCAACCTGATTGACAACGCCATCAAGTACGGCAAGGAAGCCGGCCACGTCACAGTGAGCCTCGTGGAAAGCAGCAAAACCGTACGCGTGGCCGTGCGCGACGACGGAGCCGGTATTCCGAAGCAGCACCAGAACCGCATCTTTGAGCGGTTTTACCGCATCGACAAAAGCCGCTCCCGCGACTCCGGCGGCTCGGGTCTGGGCCTGGCCATCAGCAAGCACATTGTAGAGTCCCATAAGTCGGTGATTCGGGTGCGCAGCGAGGTAGGCGTGGGCACTACCCTGGAGTTTAAACTGCCCAAGCCCCGCCTGCCCAAAGCTCCGACAGAAGTTAGTGCGCCCGAAGCCTAAGCTTCCCAAGACTTCGGCGTACCTTTGCGGCCCGCTATGAAGAAGCACTTAGATTTTAAAGACCTGATTCTGTTTGAGGACGACGACTTCGTGGTCATCAACAAACCGCCGTTCTTAGCCACGCTCGACGAGCGGGTAGGCGGCGCGCCCAACATCCTGCGCATGGCCCGGGAGTATTCCGACGACATGCAGGCCTGCCACCGCCTCGACAAGGAAACCTCGGGCGCCCTGGCCCTGGCTAAAAACCCGGAGGCCTACCGCCACCTCTCCATGCAGTTCGAGAACCGCGAGGTCAAGAAGCTTTACCACGCCGTGGCCTGGGGCGTACACCAGTTCGACAACAAGCTGGTGGACCGCAGCATTGAAACCACGACCAAGGGCAAGGCACGCCTGGCCTACAAAGGCAAGCCCGCCGAAACTTACTTCACCACCCTGGAGCCTTTTGCCCGCCACACTCTAGTGCAGTGTGTACCTATTACCGGCCGTATGCACCAGATCCGCCTGCACCTGATGTATCTGCAGGCCCCCATCGTGGGCGACGTAGTGTACGGCGGTGAAGACTTCTACCTCTCGACCCTAAAGAAGAAGTTTAACATGAAGGATGGGGAGGAAGAGCAGCCCTTCATCAAACGCTTTGCCCTGCACGCGGCCAAGCTGACGTTTGCCCTTCTTAATGGCGAGGAAGTAACCGTGGAAGCCCCTTACCCCAAGGATTTCCGGGTGCTGGTCGACACCCTGCGGCAGTATAGCTAAGCTTTAATGCTCCCGTAGTAGCAAACACCACTGGTTTTGGGACGAATGGCGAATAGTCAAAAACCGTCAACGCGGGTAAGTGAATGGGTTTTAAGCGGATAATTCTGTCCAGCCCTTTGCTTCGTAAGTGAAAAAGGGTAACTTTGTGTCCGTTTTTCCCGAACCCTAGCTGGGTTCTATCTCATTTTCAAACGCTTACTCAACTCCCCAATGGATCATCTGAGCTTCAAGACGGTGTCCGTCAACAAAGCCAACGCCAACAAGGGCTGGGTCGTGATTGATGCTGGTGACAACACCCTGGGCCGTCTGTCCAGTCAAGTTGCCAACATTCTCCGCGGCAAACACAAGCCTTCGTTCACGCCCAACTCTGATTGCGGCGATTCGGTTATCGTTATCAACGCCGACAAACTGCGCGTGACGGGTAAAAAGATGACCGACAAAATTTACGTGTCGCACTCTGGTTACCCCGGTGGCCAGAAGCGCAAGTCGATGCGTGAGGTCATGGAGCGTTCCTCGACCCGCGTTATCGAGCACGCTGTACGCGGCATGCTGCCCGGCAACCGTCTGGGCCGTGAGCAATTCCGCAACCTGTTCGTGTACGAAGGTGCCGAGCATCCCCACCAAGCTCAGCAGCCGGTAGCTGTTGATCTGAAGAACCTGTAAGCCTCACCAGCTTTCCTTTTTTTCTCTAATTTTTCATTAATGGAAATCTCCAACACCTCTGGTAGAAGAAAAACCTCGGTGGCTCGCATCTACATGCAAGCCGGGCAAGGGAATATCACTATCAACGGCCGGGAAATGAAAGCCTACTTTGGCAATGAACTCCTGGAAAACATCGTGAACCAGCCTTTGAACACGGTTGAGCAACTCAACCAGTATGACATCAAGGTGAACGTGCGCGGTGGTGGCATCTCGGCTCAGGCTGAGGCTATCCGTTTGGCCATCTCGAAAGCCCTCGTGGGTGACAACGCCGAAGTGCGTCCCGCCCTGAAAAAAGAAGGCTTCCTGACCCGTGACCCCCGCATGGTGGAACGCAAAAAGTTCGGCAAGCGCAAGGCTCGTCGTTCGTTCCAGTTCTCGAAACGCTAAACCCAGAGGAATTTTATCATGGCTCAGTCCACCACGTATAAAGAACTGCTCGACGCAGGTGCCCACTTTGGTCACCTTACGCGCAAGTGGGACCCGAAAATGGCGCCGTACATCTTCATGGAGAAGAACGGCATCCATATCATTGACCTGAACAAAACCCTGGTTTCGCTGGAGCAAGCTGCCACTGCTATCCGCAACATCGCCAAGAGCGGTCGGAAAGTAATGTTCGTTGCTACCAAGAAGCAGGCTCAGGAAATCGTTACCGAAGAGGCCAAGCGCCTGAAAATGCCATTCGTTACCGACCGGTGGTTGGGTGGCATGCTCACCAACTTCGCCACGGTTCGCAAGTCGCTGAAGAAAATGAGCACCATCGACAAGATGGTGAAGGAAAACACGGCCTACGCAGCACTTGCAAAGCGTGAGCGTCTGATGCTGTCGCGCGAGCGGGAGAAGCTGGAGCGTGTACTGGGCGGCATTGCCGACCTGAGCCGCCTGCCTGCTGCCCTGTTCGTAGTGGACGTAAAGCGTGAGCACATTGCCGTTAAAGAAGCCCAGAAACTCGGTATCCCCGTTTTCGCTATCTGCGATACGAACTCGAACCCCGAGCTGGTAAACTTCCCCATCCCTGCTAACGACGACGCCTCGAAGTCAATTTCGCTGATCGTAGGTATCATCAGCAAGGCTATCGAAGAAGGCTTGTCGGAGCGCAAAGTCGACAAAGACGAAGCGGACAAGAAGCAGTCGGAAGACGAAGGCATCCAAGAGAAGCTGGCCGCCGACGAATAGTCCGGCTACCTATTGAGAAGAGGGGAACATGCGAAGCACTCGGCTCCGGTGTTCCCTTTTTCTTTAGGTACTCCTCCCCTCTTTCGCCTATTGAGAACCTGCTGGTACGCTAGCGGTTCTATCCTCTCATAATATCCCCTCCTTTTAACTCTCACAAGAATGGCCGCAATTACCGCCGCAGACGTGAACAAGCTCCGCACCATGACCGGTGCAGGCATGATGGATTGCAAAAAAGCGCTGACCGAAGCCGATGGCGACTTCGAAGCTGCTCGTGACATTCTGCGCAAGCAGGGTCAGAAGATTGCTGACAAGCGTGCTGACAACGAAACGTCGGAAGGCTTTGTAGCCGTAGCTGTAAGCGAAGACGGCACCACCGGCAAGCTGGTGGCCTTGGCCTGCGAAACGGAATCGGTAGCCAAGGTTGCCAACTTCCGCGAGCTGGTACAGCGCATCCTCGATGCTGCCGTACGTACCAACGCTACGTCGCAGGAAGAGCTGCTGGCTACCAAGGAAGAAGATGGCCTGACCATTCAGGAGCACATCACCGACCTGATGGGCAAAATCGGCGAGAAGCTGAACCTGACTTACGTTACCCTGACCGCTGAGAAAGTAGCTTCTTACATCCACTCGGACAGCAAGAAAGGCGTACTCGTAGGCCTGAAGAACGTAGGTGGTGCTGACATCGCTGCCGTAGGCCGCGACGTAGCTATGCAGATCGTAGCCATGAAGCCCGTAGCCGTTGACAAAGACGGTGTAGACGCTTCGATCACCGAGCGCGAAATTGAAATCGGCAAAGAGCAGGCGCGTGCCGAAGGCAAGCCCGAGGCTATGCTGGAGAAAATTGCTCAGGGCAAGCTGAACAAGTTCTACAAGGAAAACACCCTGTTGAACCAGGAGTTCGTGAAAGACAACTCGCTGACCATCGCTCAGCTGCTCGACAAAACGTCGAAAGGCATGACCGTAACCGACTTCAAGCGCGTGGCCATCGGTGCCTAAGCTGTAAGAAGTTTAGTTTATTGAAAAGGCCCGCTGGTTTTCACCAGCGGGCCTTTTTTGTTTTGCTATATTTAGAAGTAATGGAGACTCGTGAACCAACATGGCCCTGGTACAAATACCCTATGTTTCTAGGAGCGGTACTAGCATCTTTAGCTGCTAACGTAGTCGCGCTTGGGTACGCGTTTTATCTAGAGGAAAGCGGTAACCTATTTATTGGTGTGCTTCTGCTGATGCTGCTCACAAACGGCTACATTACCATAGCACTGTACAGAAAGCAAAAGATTGACGCTGCTGCCGCACTGAGTATTGGGGCCTTCATACCCTGTCTGCTGGCAATTGGAGTGCTGATTATCTGTATGTTTTAGTTTACTGAAGAATTTAGCTTCCCGGGGAGTACCCACAAAACGGTATATCCTACCGCGGCTGACTAACGGGAGTGTTATGCTTCCGCCGGCTAGCACCACCGATTAAATTCTTAGCCAGCGCGGCCAGCAACAGCAAAAACAGCAGGCCGATCAGAACGCGGGGCCAATTGATATTCTTCATAAGGGAGCTTTACGGGCGTTGGGGCTGGGCGGTGTAGGCCTGCACTCGGGTAACTGCATTGCGGCGCAGGTTGAGGTAGAACAGGGCGTAGTCGGCAATGTGGAAAGAGTGGCGGAGCTGGGGCTGGCCGGGCAGCAGGAAGCGCGGGTAGCCGATGGGCTTGGGCACGTTGATCCAAAGCAGGCCGCGGTGCACCTGAGCACCTACTACGGCCGTATCAATCCGATTAAAGGCCAGCGGCACTCCTCCCCTATTCAACCGGGCCGGAACCACGGTAGTGTCAAGGGTCCAGGTGAGCGGATTCGTAGCCAAGCCGCCGGCAAAGGGCGGGTACTCATTGCCCGTCTCTACCGAGTTCCAGCCCACGTAGCAGCCGGTTTGAGTAGAATCTTCGCAGGGGCGCATAGCCTGGTACTCATCGGTTTTTACCTTGAAGCCGATGAGGTAGGCCACTACGAGCTGTTTGCGCAGCTTGGCGTCGTTGTCGAAGAACTCGTGGAGCAGGCGGGTGGCGTGAAACGTGCCCTGGCTGTGGCCTGCTATAATGATGGGCCGGCCTTGGTTGTAGTGGGCCAGATAGTACTGGAAAGCGGCTTTTACATCGGAGTACGCCAGTTCGAGGGCATCCTTGCCATTGGTGGTCTTCTCGTCGAAGAACGAGTAAAGCGTGGCCTGGCGGTAGCGCGGAGCGTAGATACGGGCCGCCGCATTGTACACCGTGGCCTGCTTGCGAATTGTGCTGTTGTCAGTAAAGCGGTTCAAACGCTCATCCGAAAGGTCAGCATTCCAGGACTCACTCCTGAGGAAGGTAGTGGGATGCACGTAGAACACGTCGGCCACGGCGTTTTTCTGGTTGTCGCGCAGCCCCGAGCCCAGCGGCACCACATCGGCCGAGTCGCGGCGGGTGGGCAGCGCGGCCCAGTTGTCGGGCTGGGCATAGTCGGGCATGGTGGCGGGCCGATAGGCGGTGAATTGCTTGCCGGGCTTAATTACCTTCAGGCAGGAGCTTAAGCTGCTCGTGGCCAGCAGCGCCACGCTCAGGCAAACCGACCGGAATAGAAGAGAAGTACGCATAGGAAACCAGGGCTGGAATACAAAAATAGCTCATGCACCGCGGTGCATGAGCTATTTTCTTTGGTCATTCGGCCAAGCCTAGTCAGTGAAGGTGTTTTCCAGGAGGCGCTCCTGACGCAGGTACTTGATTTTGTAGTTCTTATCAAACCGGACCCGCACCTGGGCCCGGGTTTGCTGGTGCTTTTGCTGGGACTGGCGGAAGGCCTGACTTTTCTCCAGAAACGTAACCACGCGCGAACCATCATTGGCTACGTCGCTGATTTGCAGGCTACCGGGCTCAATTTCGGTGGAAGCCTCCAGGAACTCGGGAAAGTGGCTTTTGGTCAGCTCCTCGTTGATGGCGGCCGGCGTCGTATTCTGTAGGGTGTAGAAGCGCTCCACGGACGGGGAAAAGTACTGGCTGGCGCTGAAGGGCGCAGCTTTCATGTCTTCGTAGTAGGCCGAAAGCGTGCTCTCGATGCGGCTACGCACGGCGCTTTCGTCGACGGGCGGCGCGGCGGGCGTTGCCTCAGCGGCTGGAGCCGCCGTCGTAGTGGCGGTATCCTCAGCCGGAGCAGCAGTAGGCGGCACTACGGGGGCCACGCGCACGGTTTCGGGAGCGGCAGCGGGCGGCAGGTCAATCTGCTCGGCCTGGGGGCCTACTTCCGGCGTGGTGCTTAGGCTGTCCTGCTCGGTGCGGCTCTTGCTGCTTAGGTGCTCCGACTCGCGGTTGCCAAGCGTGAGGTAGGCAATCAAAGCCAGCAAAGCCAGAATGCCACCCACGATGAGCACGGTAGAAAGCGGGTTGCGGGCCGGGGCCACGTAAGGCGTTTCGTCGGGTTCGTCGGGCAGTTCGTTGGCCTCGAAGCTTTCAGTTGGTACGTTGGTATAAATCGGCTCGGCAGGCCGCTCCCGGGTGTAGCTATAGGTTTCCGTCGGGCTGCTAGGGTTTACGGGCACTACCGGCGGGGCCGTGGGTGTAACGGGCGGCAACGACGAAATTGGCGGCGTAACGGGCCGCTCGGGCTCCGACACCAGCGGCGCCATTACTACCGGGGGCGGTGTGGGCGTGTCGGTGAAGCCTCCGCCCGAGGGCGGAGTAACAGCACTCGGCGGCACCAGTGGCGGAACTGGTACCGGGCTGGCGGGCGTGATGGGCGCTACCGGTGGCACCGGGGAAGCTGGGGCGGGAGGCGTAGCCGCGTTTTGCTCACTGAACAGCAACTTGCGCTTCAGCGTGTCAAACTCGGCGGGCGTGATGGTGCCCGCGTCCAGCCATTCCTTGAGCTGGCGCAGGGTATCGAGAGGGGACGGGTCTTTTTCCATACTAGGCAGCGGTTGGGGCTAAAGAGCCGTGGGTTATTTACGGTCCAAAGCCGACAAACGGTCACGCCGCTTTTG belongs to Hymenobacter cellulosilyticus and includes:
- the rpsB gene encoding 30S ribosomal protein S2, with translation MAQSTTYKELLDAGAHFGHLTRKWDPKMAPYIFMEKNGIHIIDLNKTLVSLEQAATAIRNIAKSGRKVMFVATKKQAQEIVTEEAKRLKMPFVTDRWLGGMLTNFATVRKSLKKMSTIDKMVKENTAYAALAKRERLMLSREREKLERVLGGIADLSRLPAALFVVDVKREHIAVKEAQKLGIPVFAICDTNSNPELVNFPIPANDDASKSISLIVGIISKAIEEGLSERKVDKDEADKKQSEDEGIQEKLAADE
- the tsf gene encoding translation elongation factor Ts codes for the protein MAAITAADVNKLRTMTGAGMMDCKKALTEADGDFEAARDILRKQGQKIADKRADNETSEGFVAVAVSEDGTTGKLVALACETESVAKVANFRELVQRILDAAVRTNATSQEELLATKEEDGLTIQEHITDLMGKIGEKLNLTYVTLTAEKVASYIHSDSKKGVLVGLKNVGGADIAAVGRDVAMQIVAMKPVAVDKDGVDASITEREIEIGKEQARAEGKPEAMLEKIAQGKLNKFYKENTLLNQEFVKDNSLTIAQLLDKTSKGMTVTDFKRVAIGA
- a CDS encoding DUF3089 domain-containing protein; this encodes MRTSLLFRSVCLSVALLATSSLSSCLKVIKPGKQFTAYRPATMPDYAQPDNWAALPTRRDSADVVPLGSGLRDNQKNAVADVFYVHPTTFLRSESWNADLSDERLNRFTDNSTIRKQATVYNAAARIYAPRYRQATLYSFFDEKTTNGKDALELAYSDVKAAFQYYLAHYNQGRPIIIAGHSQGTFHATRLLHEFFDNDAKLRKQLVVAYLIGFKVKTDEYQAMRPCEDSTQTGCYVGWNSVETGNEYPPFAGGLATNPLTWTLDTTVVPARLNRGGVPLAFNRIDTAVVGAQVHRGLLWINVPKPIGYPRFLLPGQPQLRHSFHIADYALFYLNLRRNAVTRVQAYTAQPQRP
- a CDS encoding SHOCT domain-containing protein, whose protein sequence is MEKDPSPLDTLRQLKEWLDAGTITPAEFDTLKRKLLFSEQNAATPPAPASPVPPVAPITPASPVPVPPLVPPSAVTPPSGGGFTDTPTPPPVVMAPLVSEPERPVTPPISSLPPVTPTAPPVVPVNPSSPTETYSYTRERPAEPIYTNVPTESFEANELPDEPDETPYVAPARNPLSTVLIVGGILALLALIAYLTLGNRESEHLSSKSRTEQDSLSTTPEVGPQAEQIDLPPAAAPETVRVAPVVPPTAAPAEDTATTTAAPAAEATPAAPPVDESAVRSRIESTLSAYYEDMKAAPFSASQYFSPSVERFYTLQNTTPAAINEELTKSHFPEFLEASTEIEPGSLQISDVANDGSRVVTFLEKSQAFRQSQQKHQQTRAQVRVRFDKNYKIKYLRQERLLENTFTD